From a single Acidimicrobiales bacterium genomic region:
- a CDS encoding HIT domain-containing protein, with protein MSLEHLWAGWRMPYVSSAASSDAARVAQQPEAGADRGREDCVFCRILASTEPDDVTYIVWRGHRSFAVLNAFPYASGHLMVMPTRHVADLEDIVSDEADELWKALSDAVRALKASYHPDGVNVGANLGRAAGAGIPDHFHFHAVPRWVGDTNFTTAVAETRVLPESLPDTWRRLRTAWPQA; from the coding sequence GTGAGCCTCGAGCACTTGTGGGCGGGATGGCGCATGCCGTACGTCAGCTCGGCCGCCTCCTCGGACGCCGCGAGGGTGGCGCAGCAACCGGAAGCGGGCGCGGACCGAGGGCGGGAGGACTGCGTGTTCTGCCGGATCCTGGCCAGCACGGAGCCTGACGACGTCACCTACATCGTGTGGCGGGGCCATCGTTCTTTCGCTGTGCTGAACGCGTTCCCATATGCGAGCGGTCACCTGATGGTGATGCCCACGCGCCACGTCGCCGACCTGGAGGACATTGTGAGTGACGAGGCCGACGAGCTCTGGAAAGCTCTGTCTGATGCCGTTCGGGCGCTGAAGGCCTCGTACCACCCCGACGGGGTCAACGTCGGGGCGAACCTCGGGCGCGCCGCCGGAGCAGGCATACCTGATCACTTCCACTTCCACGCCGTCCCTCGATGGGTGGGGGACACCAACTTCACCACCGCCGTGGCCGAGACCAGGGTGTTGCCGGAGAGCCTCCCCGATACGTGGCGCCGGTTGCGGACGGCCTGGCCTCAGGCCTGA